One stretch of Lagenorhynchus albirostris chromosome 13, mLagAlb1.1, whole genome shotgun sequence DNA includes these proteins:
- the ABCG8 gene encoding ATP-binding cassette sub-family G member 8, whose amino-acid sequence MAEEAPQETGLGDRAAPQDDSGLQDSVFSSESDNSLYFTYSGQSNTLEVRDLSYQVDIASQVPWFKQLSHFRMPWTSHKDSCELGIQNLSFKVRSGQMLAVIGSSGCGRASLLDVITGRGHGGKIKSGQIWINGQRSTPQLVRKCVAHVRQHDQLLPNLTVRETLAFVAQLRLPRDFSQAQRDKRVDDVIAELRLRQCANTLMGNSYVRGVSGGERRRVSIAVQLLWNPGILILDEPTSGLDSFTAHNLVKTLSRLAKGNRLVLLSIHQPRSDIFRLFDLVLLMTSGTTIYLGAAQHMVQYFTAAGHPCPRYSNPADYYVDLTSIDRRSQEQEVATREKAQSLAALFQERIRGFDDFLWTVESREQGVGTYVQSPASPRDTNPLQPPTKLPGPLQQFDTLIRRQISNDFRDLPALLIHGAEACLMSLIIGFLYYGHGAVKLSFMDTVAVLFMIGALVPFNVILDVIAKCHSERALLYYELEDGLYTAEPYFFAKILGELPEHCIYTIIYGMPTYWLANLRPAPEPFLLHFLLVWLVVFCCRTMALATAALFPTFHMSSFFGNALYNSFYLTGGFMISLDNLWTVPAWISKMSFLRWCFEGLMQIQFGGHTYHLAAGNITIPIPGDMILNAMGLGSYPLYAIYLFIIGISGGFMVLYYMSLKFIKQKSSQDW is encoded by the exons ATGGCTGAGGAGGCCCCACAGGAGACAGGGCTGGGGGACAGGGCTGCTCCCCAGGATGACTCG GGCCTCCAGGACAGCGTGTTCTCCTCTGAAAGTGACAACAGCCTGTACTTCACCTACAGTGGCCAGTCCAATACCTTGGAGGTCCGAGATCTCAGCTACCAG GTGGACATAGCCTCCCAGGTGCCTTGGTTTAAGCAGCTGTCTCACTTCAGGATGCCCTGGACATCTCACAAGGACTCTTGTGAGCTAGGCATTCAGAATCTGAGCTTCAAAGTGAGGAGTGGACAGATGCTGGCCGTCATAGGGAGCTCAG GCTGTGGGAGAGCCTCTTTGCTGGATGTGATCACCGGGCGAGGCCACGGCGGCAAGATTAAGTCAGGCCAAATCTGGATCAACGGGCAGCGCAGCACGCCCCAGCTGGTCAGGAAGTGCGTGGCCCACGTGCGACAGCACGATCAGCTGCTCCCCAACTTGACCGTCCGCGAGACCCTGGCTTTTGTTGCCCAGCTGCGCCTGCCCAGAGACTTCTCCCAGGCCCAGCGTGACAAAAGG gtggATGACGTGATCGCGGAGCTGCGGCTGCGCCAATGCGCCAACACGCTCATGGGTAACTCCTACGTGCGGGGCGTGTCCGGGGGCGAGCGGCGCAGAGTCAGTATCgcagtgcagctgctgtggaaccCAG GAATCCTCATCCTGGATGAACCCACCTCTGGCCTCGACAGCTTCACGGCCCACAACCTGGTGAAAACCCTATCCAGGCTGGCCAAAGGCAACAGGCTGGTGCTCCTCTCCATCCACCAGCCTCGCTCCGATATCTTCAGGCTGTTTGATTTGGTCCTCCTGATGACGTCTGGGACCACAATCTACTTGGGGGCAGCCCAGCACATGGTCCAGTATTTCACAGCAGCCGGCCACCCCTGTCCCCGCTACAGCAACCCTGCCGACTACTATG TGGACTTGACCAGCATCGACAGGCGAAGCCAAGAGCAGGAAGTGGCCACCAGGGAGAAGGCTCAGTCCCTTGCAGCCTTGTTTCAAGAAAGAATACGTGGCTTCGATGACTTTCTGTGGACAGTGGAGTCAAGGGAGCAGGGTGTGGGCACTTACGTGCAGAG CCCGGCTTCCCCGAGGGACACCAACCCCTTACAGCCTCCCACTAAGCTGCCTGGCCCCCTACAACAGTTTGACACGCTGATCCG tCGTCAGATTTCCAACGACTTCCGAGACCTGCCAGCCCTCCTCATCCACGGGGCAGAGGCCTGCTTGATGTCCCTGATCATCGGGTTCCTCTACTATGGCCATGGAGCCGTCAAGCTCTCCTTCATGGACACGGTGGCCGTCTTGTTCATGATCGGAGCGCTCGTCCCTTTCAACGTGATCCTGGATGTCATTGCCAAAT GTCACTCAGAGAGGGCGCTGCTTTACTATGAACTAGAAGATGGGCTGTACACTGCGGAGCCGTATTTCTTTGCCAAG ATCCTAGGGGAGCTTCCCGAGCACTGTATCTATACCATCATCTATGGGATGCCTACCTACTGGCTGGCCAACCTGCGCCCGGCCCCCGAGCCCTTCCTGCTGCACTTCCTGCTGGTGTGGCTGGTGGTCTTCTGCTGCAGAACCATGGCCCTGGCCACCGCCGCCCTGTTCCCCACCTTCCACATGTCCTCCTTCTTCGGCAACGCTCTCTACAACTCCTTCTACCTCACTGGGGGCTTCATGATAAGCTTGGACAACCTGTGGACAG TGCCCGCGTGGATTTCCAAGATGTCCTTCCTCCGATGGTGTTTTGAAGGGCTGATGCAGATCCAGTTTGGTGGGCACACGTATCACCTGGCAGCTGGCAACATCACCATCCCTATCCCGGGAGACATG ATCCTCAACGCCATGGGCCTGGGCTCATACCCTCTCTACGCCATCTACCTCTTCATCATAGGCATCAGTGGTGGCTTCATGGTCCTGTACTATATGTCCTTAAAGTTCATCAAACAGAAGTCAAGTCAGGACTGGTGA